In the Flavobacterium acetivorans genome, one interval contains:
- a CDS encoding acetyl-CoA carboxylase biotin carboxyl carrier protein subunit → MSSTYKVNVNDSFQFDFDKEQVSQLDAVSIETNKFHILNHNTPFKAEIVSANFNQKSYTVKVNNNTYTVAIADALDVLIKKMGFEVGATKQVNAIKAPMPGLILEISVSVGQPVKENDSLLILEAMKMENSFLSPRDGIIKLISVSKGDAVDKGQLLIELE, encoded by the coding sequence ATGAGTAGTACCTATAAAGTAAATGTAAATGACTCCTTTCAATTCGATTTTGATAAGGAACAAGTTTCACAACTCGATGCCGTTAGTATAGAAACGAACAAGTTTCATATATTAAACCATAACACTCCTTTTAAAGCAGAGATTGTATCTGCTAATTTCAATCAAAAAAGCTATACTGTAAAGGTCAATAACAATACTTATACCGTAGCTATTGCTGATGCGCTTGATGTTCTTATCAAAAAAATGGGCTTTGAAGTTGGAGCGACTAAACAAGTCAATGCAATCAAGGCACCAATGCCTGGATTAATCTTAGAGATTAGCGTATCAGTAGGTCAACCGGTCAAAGAAAATGACAGTTTGTTAATCCTTGAAGCTATGAAAATGGAGAATAGTTTTCTGTCACCTCGCGATGGAATCATAAAATTGATTTCTGTAAGTAAAGGTGATGCCGTTGATAAAGGACAGTTATTGATTGAGTTGGAATAG
- the accC gene encoding acetyl-CoA carboxylase biotin carboxylase subunit → MKKILVANRGEIAIRVMKTARKMGIKTVAVYSTIDRNAPHVKFADEAVWIGESPSNQSYLLGDKIIEVGKSLAVDAIHPGYGFLSENAEFAEKAEQNNIIFIGPKSKAIHIMGSKLAAKEAVKAYNIPMVPGVDEAITDIEKAKVVASEIGFPILIKASAGGGGKGMRVVENAGEFESQMNRAISEALNAFGDGSVFIEKYVASPRHIEIQIMADSHGNILYLFERECSIQRRHQKVVEEAPSAVLTPELRKKMGEAAVLVAKSCDYLGAGTVEFLLDENNNFYFLEMNTRLQVEHPVTELITGTDLVEMQIKVARGEALTIKQEDLKIKGHALELRVYAEDPINDFLPSVGHLDIYQLPVGEGIRVDNGFEQGMDIPIYYDPMLAKLITYGETRAEAIQIMLKAIEGYRVEGVQTTLPFGKFVCEHEAFRSGNFDTHFVKKYYSADLLKNQLEKEAEIAAMIALKQYFEDQKIVRLPNQ, encoded by the coding sequence ATGAAAAAAATATTAGTTGCCAATAGGGGAGAAATTGCCATTAGAGTAATGAAAACGGCCCGGAAAATGGGTATAAAAACGGTTGCTGTTTATTCTACAATAGATAGAAATGCGCCCCATGTGAAATTTGCCGATGAAGCCGTATGGATTGGAGAGTCTCCATCAAATCAGTCGTATTTATTGGGAGATAAAATTATAGAAGTGGGTAAGTCCTTAGCTGTAGACGCCATTCATCCAGGATATGGTTTCTTGAGTGAAAACGCTGAATTTGCTGAAAAAGCAGAACAAAATAATATCATCTTCATTGGTCCAAAATCGAAAGCCATTCATATAATGGGAAGTAAGTTAGCTGCCAAAGAAGCCGTGAAAGCCTATAATATCCCTATGGTTCCAGGCGTGGATGAAGCTATTACGGATATCGAAAAAGCAAAAGTAGTGGCTAGTGAAATAGGCTTTCCTATTTTGATCAAAGCTTCAGCCGGTGGCGGTGGAAAAGGGATGCGTGTGGTAGAGAACGCTGGAGAATTTGAATCCCAAATGAATCGTGCAATCAGTGAGGCTTTAAATGCTTTTGGTGACGGTTCTGTTTTTATCGAAAAATACGTTGCTTCACCGCGACATATCGAAATCCAAATCATGGCCGATAGTCATGGAAATATTTTGTATTTATTCGAAAGAGAATGTAGTATTCAACGCCGCCATCAAAAAGTGGTCGAAGAAGCGCCTTCTGCGGTGTTAACTCCGGAATTGCGAAAAAAAATGGGAGAAGCCGCCGTTTTGGTAGCTAAATCTTGTGATTATTTGGGAGCGGGAACGGTGGAATTTTTATTGGATGAAAACAATAATTTTTACTTTCTTGAAATGAATACCCGTTTGCAGGTAGAACATCCGGTAACCGAATTAATTACGGGTACTGATTTGGTTGAAATGCAAATTAAAGTTGCTCGCGGTGAAGCTTTAACCATCAAACAGGAAGATTTAAAAATAAAAGGACATGCTTTAGAATTGCGGGTTTATGCCGAAGATCCAATAAATGATTTTTTGCCAAGTGTAGGTCATTTGGATATATACCAATTACCGGTGGGTGAAGGAATACGTGTGGATAACGGATTTGAACAAGGCATGGACATTCCGATTTATTATGATCCAATGTTAGCCAAGTTGATTACCTATGGTGAAACCAGAGCGGAAGCCATTCAAATTATGTTGAAAGCCATAGAGGGGTATCGGGTAGAAGGCGTACAAACAACCTTGCCTTTTGGAAAATTTGTGTGCGAGCATGAAGCTTTTCGTTCCGGGAATTTTGACACGCATTTTGTGAAAAAATATTATAGTGCGGATTTGTTGAAAAACCAATTGGAAAAGGAAGCCGAAATTGCTGCTATGATAGCTTTGAAGCAATATTTTGAAGATCAAAAAATCGTACGATTACCAAATCAATAA
- a CDS encoding N-acetylmuramoyl-L-alanine amidase encodes MRNKLCYLILVILITSCATNPHKATEKEYDTKLKTFKEILSNKEPEPLPIVTKTVITIDSVYTKQLYTFKDTLSKTGPTALQNGIHTEWISTVNFNLRKPNFVIIHHTAQDSIQQTIKTFTLTRTQVSAHYVIADDGSVVQMLNDYLRAWHAGNGSWGKNTDINSSSIGIELDNNGVEPFSEAQITTLISLLSKLKKDYNIPAQNIIGHSDIAPTRKQDPSALFPWKTLAENGFGLWPSDPLPVAPENFNIEQGLRIIGYDTKNLSATIIAFKRHYMPNEINAVVDEKTRNTIYDISTKS; translated from the coding sequence ACCAAACTCAAAACCTTTAAGGAAATATTATCAAACAAAGAACCGGAACCATTACCGATTGTCACTAAAACTGTTATAACTATAGACAGTGTGTACACTAAACAATTGTATACCTTTAAAGACACTCTTTCAAAAACAGGACCTACGGCTTTGCAAAACGGTATTCATACGGAATGGATCAGCACGGTGAATTTTAACTTAAGAAAACCAAATTTTGTTATCATTCATCATACTGCTCAAGATTCGATACAGCAAACTATAAAAACATTTACCTTAACAAGAACACAGGTAAGTGCTCACTATGTCATTGCTGATGATGGCAGTGTAGTGCAAATGCTCAATGATTACTTACGCGCTTGGCATGCAGGGAACGGTTCTTGGGGAAAAAATACCGACATCAATTCCTCCTCTATTGGGATTGAATTAGACAATAATGGAGTCGAACCTTTTTCTGAAGCTCAAATCACTACTTTAATATCCTTATTGAGTAAGTTAAAAAAAGATTATAATATTCCAGCGCAAAATATCATTGGTCACTCTGATATTGCTCCTACGAGAAAACAGGATCCAAGTGCTTTATTTCCTTGGAAAACCTTGGCCGAAAATGGTTTCGGTCTTTGGCCTAGCGACCCACTGCCAGTTGCGCCAGAAAATTTTAATATTGAACAAGGATTACGAATTATAGGTTACGACACTAAGAATCTTTCAGCAACGATAATCGCTTTCAAACGCCATTATATGCCAAATGAAATCAATGCCGTAGTGGATGAAAAAACCAGAAATACCATTTATGATATCAGCACGAAATCATAA
- a CDS encoding acyl-CoA carboxylase subunit beta, translated as MESKIKELNDKIAKAHLGGGKNRIEKQHQKKKLTARERVNYLMDEGSFEEIGMLVTHRTTDFGMEKEMYYGDGVITGYGTINGRLVYVFAQDFTVFGGALSETHAEKICKVMDMAVKMGAPMIGLNDSGGARIQEGVRSLGGYADIFYRNVQASGVIPQISAIMGPCAGGAVYSPAMTDFTMMVEDTSYMFVTGPNVVKTVTNETVTSEELGGASTHSTKSGVAHCTSVNDVECLEDVKRLLSYLPQSNKEMAQKLPYELNDEVREQLATIIPDNPNKPYDMHNVIAGIIDADSFFEIHKSFAENIIVGFARLGGRSIGIVANQPLYLAGVLDVNSSIKAARFTRFCDAFNIPLLVLVDVPGFLPGTDQEWNGIIMHGAKLLYALSEATVPRVTVITRKAYGGAYDVMNSKHIGADMNFAWPTAEIAVMGAKGASEIIFKKEINEAADPAAKLLEKEKEYADLFANPYTAAQRGFVDEVILPQDTRRKLIKAFSMLENKVSVTPNRKHGNIPL; from the coding sequence ATGGAGTCTAAAATAAAAGAGTTAAATGATAAAATTGCCAAAGCTCATTTGGGTGGTGGTAAAAATAGAATCGAAAAACAACACCAAAAGAAGAAACTCACCGCAAGAGAGCGCGTGAATTATTTGATGGATGAAGGTTCTTTTGAAGAAATTGGAATGCTGGTTACACACCGTACTACTGATTTCGGAATGGAGAAAGAAATGTATTATGGTGATGGTGTCATTACGGGATACGGAACTATTAACGGTCGATTAGTCTATGTTTTTGCGCAGGATTTTACCGTTTTTGGTGGAGCTTTGTCAGAGACTCATGCCGAAAAGATTTGCAAGGTGATGGATATGGCGGTCAAAATGGGAGCGCCCATGATAGGACTGAACGATTCTGGAGGTGCACGTATTCAGGAAGGCGTTCGATCTTTAGGCGGTTATGCCGATATTTTCTATAGAAATGTACAGGCAAGTGGTGTTATTCCTCAAATATCCGCTATTATGGGGCCTTGTGCCGGCGGAGCGGTATATTCGCCAGCTATGACTGACTTTACAATGATGGTCGAAGACACCAGTTATATGTTTGTTACTGGCCCCAATGTAGTCAAAACGGTGACGAACGAAACTGTAACTTCGGAAGAACTAGGGGGAGCAAGTACGCATTCTACTAAATCAGGAGTGGCACATTGTACTTCGGTTAATGATGTAGAATGTCTTGAGGATGTAAAACGATTGTTGAGTTATTTGCCACAAAGCAATAAGGAAATGGCTCAAAAGTTACCTTATGAACTCAATGATGAGGTTAGGGAGCAGCTTGCAACAATTATCCCGGATAATCCTAACAAGCCTTATGATATGCATAATGTGATTGCTGGGATTATAGATGCAGATTCTTTTTTTGAAATTCATAAAAGTTTTGCCGAAAATATAATTGTAGGTTTTGCCAGATTAGGAGGAAGAAGCATTGGTATTGTAGCAAATCAGCCTTTATATCTGGCTGGAGTTTTGGATGTGAACAGTTCGATAAAAGCAGCTCGATTTACCCGTTTTTGCGATGCTTTTAATATTCCTTTGTTAGTATTGGTAGATGTCCCAGGATTTTTGCCAGGAACCGACCAAGAGTGGAATGGCATTATCATGCATGGAGCTAAATTATTGTATGCTTTGAGTGAAGCAACTGTACCTAGAGTAACCGTGATTACACGTAAAGCTTATGGTGGGGCTTATGATGTAATGAATTCGAAACACATTGGTGCCGATATGAATTTTGCTTGGCCAACGGCCGAAATTGCTGTTATGGGAGCCAAAGGAGCTTCGGAAATTATATTCAAGAAAGAGATCAATGAGGCTGCAGATCCAGCAGCTAAACTATTGGAAAAAGAAAAAGAATATGCCGATTTGTTTGCTAATCCGTATACCGCAGCGCAACGTGGTTTTGTAGATGAGGTAATTTTGCCACAAGATACACGCCGAAAATTGATCAAAGCCTTTAGCATGCTTGAAAATAAAGTGAGTGTGACGCCAAATCGCAAACACGGAAATATTCCTTTGTAG
- a CDS encoding B12-binding domain-containing radical SAM protein — MKTKLFLITPPFTQLNTPYPATAYIKGFLNTKGIESVQADLGIEVILKLFSKEGLSDLFQSNKEQPITDNCKRIFALQEEYIKTINSVIAFLQGKNPTLALQICQEDYLPEASRFAQLEELDWAFGTMGTQDKAKHLATLYLEDISDFIVECVDANFGFSRYAERLGRSANSFDELYEALQQEPTYIDNLLFSILKARIETIQPTLFLISVPFPGNLYSAFRSAQWVKEHFPEIKISMGGGFANTELRSLSDARVFEFFDFITLDDGEMPIEELISNIENTDYNSYKRTFLLENGKVVYKNNSTKPDYKQSQVGTPDYSDLLLDKYISVIEIVNPMHRMWSDGRWNKLTMAHGCYWGKCTFCDISLDYIKVYEPVAASLLCDRMEEMIAQTGENGFHYVDEAAPPALMRALALEILRRKLSVTWWTNIRFEKSFSKDLCLLLKASGCIAVSGGLEVASDRLLKLIDKGVTVEQVAKVTRNFTEAGVMVHAYLMYGYPTQTVQETVDSLEMVRQLFEAGVLQSGFWHQFAMTAHSPVGMYPEKFGVVKENETIGTFANNDINYIDNTGIDHDKFSFGLKKSLFNFMHGICFDYELQDWFDFKIPKSKITADFIFNALEAAEDFTIKPTAKIVWLGGKPSVEYYTKSKKGNSWEMITLTFHDKKESFSIQTNKNEGEWLIEILEKIAVSNIKIYSFQEVKTDFETHLEDFELFWYSKPITTLRDFGLLVL; from the coding sequence TTGAAAACGAAACTTTTTCTCATCACGCCACCTTTTACGCAACTGAATACGCCCTATCCCGCAACGGCTTATATTAAGGGTTTTCTAAATACTAAAGGCATCGAATCTGTTCAGGCAGATTTAGGGATTGAAGTGATTTTGAAATTGTTTTCAAAAGAAGGATTGTCTGATTTGTTCCAATCGAATAAAGAGCAGCCTATAACGGATAATTGCAAACGTATTTTTGCACTGCAAGAGGAATATATTAAAACCATCAATTCAGTAATTGCTTTTTTGCAGGGGAAGAATCCCACATTGGCGCTTCAAATTTGTCAGGAAGATTATTTGCCAGAGGCTTCTCGTTTCGCTCAATTGGAAGAACTCGATTGGGCTTTTGGAACGATGGGAACTCAGGATAAAGCGAAACATTTGGCTACTTTGTATCTGGAAGATATCTCTGATTTTATTGTCGAATGCGTTGACGCTAACTTTGGTTTTAGTCGCTATGCCGAACGGTTGGGACGCAGTGCCAATTCATTTGACGAATTGTACGAAGCTTTGCAACAAGAACCGACTTATATCGATAATCTACTGTTTTCTATTTTAAAAGCAAGAATTGAAACAATCCAACCCACATTATTTTTAATTTCGGTGCCTTTTCCCGGTAATTTATATTCGGCTTTTCGATCAGCACAATGGGTGAAAGAACATTTTCCTGAAATTAAAATCTCGATGGGTGGTGGTTTTGCTAATACCGAATTGCGCTCGCTTTCGGATGCCCGTGTCTTTGAGTTTTTCGATTTCATCACTTTGGATGATGGAGAAATGCCAATTGAAGAATTAATCTCCAATATTGAAAATACAGATTACAATTCCTATAAAAGAACGTTTCTTTTAGAAAATGGAAAAGTAGTTTACAAAAATAATTCAACAAAACCAGATTATAAACAATCCCAAGTGGGAACGCCTGATTATTCGGATTTGCTGTTGGATAAATACATTTCGGTAATCGAAATCGTGAATCCCATGCATCGAATGTGGAGTGATGGGAGATGGAATAAACTCACCATGGCACATGGTTGTTATTGGGGAAAATGTACCTTTTGCGATATTTCTTTGGATTATATAAAAGTCTACGAACCCGTTGCCGCCAGTTTATTGTGTGATCGAATGGAAGAAATGATCGCGCAAACAGGCGAAAATGGTTTTCATTATGTAGATGAAGCAGCACCGCCGGCTCTGATGCGCGCTTTGGCGCTTGAGATTTTGAGAAGGAAATTATCGGTGACCTGGTGGACGAACATTCGATTCGAAAAAAGCTTTTCTAAAGATTTATGTTTGCTGTTGAAAGCTTCGGGATGTATTGCCGTTTCCGGCGGTCTCGAAGTCGCTTCGGATCGGTTATTAAAGTTGATTGACAAAGGAGTAACAGTGGAACAAGTGGCCAAAGTGACCCGAAATTTTACCGAAGCAGGTGTGATGGTTCATGCTTATTTAATGTATGGCTATCCCACACAAACGGTTCAGGAAACGGTGGATAGTCTCGAAATGGTGCGTCAGTTGTTTGAAGCAGGAGTGCTGCAATCCGGATTTTGGCATCAGTTTGCTATGACAGCCCACAGTCCAGTAGGAATGTATCCGGAGAAATTCGGCGTAGTGAAAGAAAACGAAACGATTGGAACCTTTGCTAACAACGACATTAATTATATTGATAATACAGGAATTGATCACGATAAATTCAGTTTTGGACTCAAAAAATCATTGTTCAATTTCATGCACGGAATCTGTTTTGATTACGAATTGCAGGATTGGTTTGATTTTAAAATACCGAAATCCAAAATAACAGCTGATTTTATTTTCAACGCCTTAGAAGCAGCCGAAGATTTTACCATTAAGCCTACTGCTAAAATTGTTTGGCTGGGAGGAAAGCCTTCAGTTGAATATTATACCAAATCAAAAAAAGGAAACTCCTGGGAAATGATAACGCTGACTTTTCACGACAAAAAAGAAAGTTTTTCCATTCAAACCAATAAAAATGAAGGGGAGTGGCTGATAGAAATCCTAGAAAAAATAGCTGTTTCGAACATTAAAATCTATTCTTTTCAGGAAGTAAAAACTGATTTTGAAACTCATTTGGAAGATTTTGAATTGTTTTGGTATTCAAAACCAATTACTACATTAAGGGATTTTGGACTATTAGTATTGTAA